Proteins from a genomic interval of Papaver somniferum cultivar HN1 chromosome 4, ASM357369v1, whole genome shotgun sequence:
- the LOC113275904 gene encoding uncharacterized protein LOC113275904 isoform X3 — MLALVDIPSVEVPDSVYDLEMPEGNCNSNNQDEVQVYADATEESEGLALELDGHEMREQYHVVDGKNGENNVPPVDIPAVEVHERDFEMLESEDKIPLDADELSGHCNVIKQPLLTPAVGFCESEMGNLKISNAASFKDPLLVDELNAVALLGDHRPQESSRRVTRFSSSLPPGPSKNLVTMEVKDRQTGMFFSSKLKEKQGRHTTFVKAEPEEFEDEACTMVKKENIDYSSPLSPDAADFSTSAPAETQSYLELAVDLPWFAVRGRKPSGKRIVVLRDSAMRKWPVVYQERSSFRVLASGWKALAEANNLQKGDICLMSVENASERLLQLEIKRK; from the exons ATGCTAGCACTGGTTGATATACCTTCGGTTGAAGTTCCTGATAGTGTCTATGACTTGGAAATGCCTGAGGGAAACTGCAACTCCAACAACCAAGATGAAGTACAAGTGTACGCTGATGCAACAGAGGAAAGTGAAGGACTTGCTCTTGAATTGGATGGCCATGAGATGAGAGAACAGTATCACGTGGTTGATGGCAAGAATGGAGAGAATAATGTTCCACCCGTCGATATACCTGCTGTTGAAGTTCATGAACGTGACTTTGAAATGCTCGAGAGTGAAGATAAAATCCCATTGGATGCTGATGAACTTTCTGGTCACTGCAATGTCATCAAACAACCCCTGCTCACCCCTGCAGTGGGTTTCTGTGAAAGCGAGATGGGAAATCTGAAAATATCAAATGCGGCATCATTTAAAGACCCTCTTCTCGTGGATGAACTTAATGCTGTAG CACTGCTCGGAGACCATCGTCCCCAAGAAAGCAGTAGAAGAGTGACTCGGTTTTCATCTTCACTGCCACCTGGGCCCAGCAAGAATCTTGTTACCATGGAAGTGAAAGATCGCCAGACTGGTATGTTCTTCTCCAGTAAGCTCAAGGAAAAACAAG GAAGACATACAACTTTTGTTAAAGCAGAGCCGGAAGAATTTGAAGACGAAGCTTGCACAATggtaaaaaaagaaaacattgaTTACAGTTCTCCCCTGTCACCCGATGCAGCTGATTTCTCAACTTCAGCTCCTGCAGAAACTCAATCTTATCTG GAGTTGGCAGTAGATCTTCCATGGTTTGCTGTCAGGGGAAGGAAGCCTTCTGGCAAAAGAATTGTAGTGCTCAGAGATTCTGCCATGAGAAAGTGGCCAGTAGTCTACCAAGAGAGATCCAGTTTCAGAGTGTTAGCAAGTGGGTGGAAAGCATTAGCAGAAGCAAACAACCTCCAAAAAGGAGATATCTGCCTCATGAGTGTGGAAAATGCATCCGAAAGGTTGCTTCAATTGGAAATTAAAAGAAAGTAA
- the LOC113275904 gene encoding uncharacterized protein LOC113275904 isoform X2, whose translation MLALVDIPSVEVPDSVYDLEMPEGNCNSNNQDEVQVYADATEESEGLALELDGHEMREQYHVVDGKNGENNVPPVDIPAVEVHERDFEMLESEDKIPLDADELSGHCNVIKQPLLTPAVGFCESEMGNLKISNAASFKDPLLVDELNAVVPDVALLGDHRPQESSRRVTRFSSSLPPGPSKNLVTMEVKDRQTGMFFSSKLKEKQGRHTTFVKAEPEEFEDEACTMVKKENIDYSSPLSPDAADFSTSAPAETQSYLELAVDLPWFAVRGRKPSGKRIVVLRDSAMRKWPVVYQERSSFRVLASGWKALAEANNLQKGDICLMSVENASERLLQLEIKRK comes from the exons ATGCTAGCACTGGTTGATATACCTTCGGTTGAAGTTCCTGATAGTGTCTATGACTTGGAAATGCCTGAGGGAAACTGCAACTCCAACAACCAAGATGAAGTACAAGTGTACGCTGATGCAACAGAGGAAAGTGAAGGACTTGCTCTTGAATTGGATGGCCATGAGATGAGAGAACAGTATCACGTGGTTGATGGCAAGAATGGAGAGAATAATGTTCCACCCGTCGATATACCTGCTGTTGAAGTTCATGAACGTGACTTTGAAATGCTCGAGAGTGAAGATAAAATCCCATTGGATGCTGATGAACTTTCTGGTCACTGCAATGTCATCAAACAACCCCTGCTCACCCCTGCAGTGGGTTTCTGTGAAAGCGAGATGGGAAATCTGAAAATATCAAATGCGGCATCATTTAAAGACCCTCTTCTCGTGGATGAACTTAATGCTGTAG TTCCTGATGTAGCACTGCTCGGAGACCATCGTCCCCAAGAAAGCAGTAGAAGAGTGACTCGGTTTTCATCTTCACTGCCACCTGGGCCCAGCAAGAATCTTGTTACCATGGAAGTGAAAGATCGCCAGACTGGTATGTTCTTCTCCAGTAAGCTCAAGGAAAAACAAG GAAGACATACAACTTTTGTTAAAGCAGAGCCGGAAGAATTTGAAGACGAAGCTTGCACAATggtaaaaaaagaaaacattgaTTACAGTTCTCCCCTGTCACCCGATGCAGCTGATTTCTCAACTTCAGCTCCTGCAGAAACTCAATCTTATCTG GAGTTGGCAGTAGATCTTCCATGGTTTGCTGTCAGGGGAAGGAAGCCTTCTGGCAAAAGAATTGTAGTGCTCAGAGATTCTGCCATGAGAAAGTGGCCAGTAGTCTACCAAGAGAGATCCAGTTTCAGAGTGTTAGCAAGTGGGTGGAAAGCATTAGCAGAAGCAAACAACCTCCAAAAAGGAGATATCTGCCTCATGAGTGTGGAAAATGCATCCGAAAGGTTGCTTCAATTGGAAATTAAAAGAAAGTAA
- the LOC113275904 gene encoding putative B3 domain-containing protein Os04g0346900 isoform X1, which produces MGSGVGEACEKCSKKCVMIHQGRKDPSPIVTTFFKIMLGDLFSTLLFIPPVYARSIGTLENQVIILEDAKGEQWRVKLAKVDGSLAISKGWNDFVIDHSIKLGDFLVFSYLADTFFQVQVFESTGCEKFSFSAKTRNNFNNNTKCTPTNNSGGKKVKGNGSFGDASRDRTNSSSSKFPAGRAGNCSVHEQGSNSTIHSRFDDEIRERRKSANYAENVKMAVERASDNHNKEKTLQPATQVECTEVPFYMFDRGSDKQGTSTSPLFDLSNFETPITKSGMDAAQKTAPVALEKETSPRPSTDHEMEEQNHVFDEEAVGKNRGNSGLSVDIPVIEVPNSVNDLELFKRT; this is translated from the exons ATGGGTTCCGGTGTAGGTGAAGCATGTGAAAAATGTAGCAAAAAATGTGTAATGATTCATCAAGGTAGAAAAGATCCATCACCAATTGTTACTACCTTCTTTAAAATCATGCTCGGTGATCTTTTTTCAACACTTCTG TTTATTCCTCCTGTATATGCTCGATCAATAGGTACCTTGGAGaaccaagttattatccttgaaGATGCAAAGGGAGAACAGTGGAGGGTAAAGTTAGCAAAAGTTGATGGGTCGCTGGCTATCTCGAAAGGATGGAATGATTTTGTGATAGACCACTCTATAAAACTTGGGGACTTTTTGGTATTCAGCTATCTTGCTGACACATTCTTTCAAGTCCAAGTTTTCGAATCAACTGGCTGTGAGAAGTTTAGTTTCTCCGCGAAAACCAgaaacaacttcaacaacaatacgaAGTGCACCCCTACCAACAACAGTGGGGGAAAAAAAGTCAAGGGAAACGGTTCCTTTGGTGATGCAAGTCGGGATAGAACAAATTCAAGTAGCTCAAAGTTCCCTGCTGGAAGAGCTGGTAATTGTTCAGTGCATGAACAAGGATCAAACTCAACTATTCATTCTAGATTTGATGATGAAATACGTGAGAGGAGAAAGAGTGCCAATTACGCAGAAAATGTTAAGATGGCAGTAGAAAGGGCTTCTGACAACCATAATAAGGAAAAGACATTGCAACCTGCGACCCAAGTTGAATGCACGGAAGTACCGTTTTACATGTTTGATAGGGGCTCGGATAAACAAGGAACAAGTACAAGTCCTCTCTTTGATTTGTCTAATTTCGAAACTCCCATTACAAAATCAGGTATGGATGCAGCACAGAAAACGGCACCAGTGGCTCTTGAGAAAGAAACATCTCCCCGTCCATCAACAGACCACGAAATGGAAGAACAGAACCATGTGTTTGATGAAGAAGCTGTTGGCAAGAATAGAGGAAATAGTGGATTATCTGTTGATATACCTGTTATTGAAGTTCCTAATAGTGTAAATGACTTGGAACTGTTCAAGAGAACTTAA